In Tachysurus fulvidraco isolate hzauxx_2018 chromosome 3, HZAU_PFXX_2.0, whole genome shotgun sequence, a single window of DNA contains:
- the mrps2 gene encoding 28S ribosomal protein S2, mitochondrial, whose protein sequence is MAAGILTKVIHGVRSARLVGALFSSNSHTFSTAARPTPASHNEDTDVNDKIMNFPLTQPDFFSVSELFTIKDLFEARVHLGHKKGCRHRLMEPYLFGTRLDMDIIDLEQTASHLQQALNFTAHVAYRGGIVLFISRRRQYTHLTESTAQRCGEYAHARYWQGGVLTNASATGVRLPDLIIFLCTQNSVFQTHTGVRDAAKVNIPTVGIIDSDCDPSLITYPVPGNDDTPAAVELYCRLFRMAINRAKDKRKQMELLKGI, encoded by the exons TAATCCATGGTGTAAGGAGTGCTCGGCTGGTGGGAGCCTTGTTTTCCTCCAACAGCCACACATTCTCCACTGCTGCAAGACCCACACCTGCTTCTCACAATGAGGACACTG ATGTGAACGATAAGATCATGAACTTTCCTCTGACCCAGCCGGATTTCTTTAGCGTGTCTGAGCTTTTTACTATAAAGGACCTGTTTGAGGCCCGAGTCCACCTTGGGCACAAGAAAGGCTGCAGGCACAG ATTGATGGAGCCCTATCTGTTTGGTACACGCTTGGACATGGACATCATTGACTTGGAGCAGACGGCATCGCACCTACAGCAGGCTCTGAACTTCACGGCACACGTAGCTTACCGTGGCGGCATTGTGCTCTTTATAAGCCGCCGGCgccagtacacacacctgaccgAATCTACAGCGCAACGATGTGGCGAATATGCTCACGCACGATACTGGCAGGGAGGTGTGCTTACCAACGCCAGTGCCACCGGAGTGCGTCTTCCCGACCTTATCATCTTCCTCTGTACACAAAACAGTGTCTTTcagacacacactggtgtaCGCGATGCCGCCAAGGTTAACATTCCTACAGTGGGTATCATCGACTCAGACTGTGACCCAAGCCTTATCACATATCCAGTGCCAGGCAACGATGACACTCCGGCTGCAGTGGAGCTGTACTGCCGTCTGTTCAGGATGGCTATCAACAGGGCAAAGGACAAGAGGAAGCAAATGGAGCTGCTCAAGGGGATATGA